The Enterobacter mori genomic interval AAACTCATAACAACGGCTCCAGCGCCCCAACGTCGAGGCACGGCAATGTGCTGTCCGGCCACTGACGTACAAGCTGGGCCTGCATCAGGTTCAGCGTGTCGAGTCCAGGGATGGTCTGCGGCGTGAGCCAGGCCGCAATGCGCGCCAGCTGCGTTAGCCCAAGGCTGGACTCAATGGACGAACTGATCACCGCCGTCAGCCCCAGGGCGTGCGCAGCCGAGACCTGCTCACGCACCTTGTCCAGGCTGCCGGTCAGCGTCGGCTTAATGACCACCGCACTCACGCCCGGCTCGGCGACAAATTCAAAATCGGCTTCGCGCAGGCTTTCATCCCAGGCAATCGCGATGCCCGTTTCACGGGCAAAGGCGCGGGAGTCATCCCGCGTTTTGCACGGTTCTTCCAGAAACGCGATGCGGTTGCGGTAGGCTGGGTTGACGTACTTCGCGAACTGCTGCGCCTTGAGCGGCGTCCAGGCGCGATTGGCGTCCAGCCGCAGGCGCAGGTCCGGGATCGCTTCCAGCAGCAGATTCGCCACCATCCCGTCGCGCACCGCTTCGTACAGGCCCACTTTTATTTTCGCCACTTTCTCGCCGGGCATGGCGGAGAGCAGCGCGAACAGTTCGTCCGGATCGCCGGTACAGAGCGGCGCCGCGCGGTAGTTGGCTTCCTGAGGCAAGCTTCCGTCAAGCTCCGCCAGCGCGCAGCTGATGCCGAATGCAGCGGAAGGCAGCGCTGGCAGAGCCGGATCGCTCCCCTCGCGCCACGCGCGCGCCCACGCCACCAGCGCGGACTGCACGTCATCAAGCGACTCCAGGCTAAAGCCCGGCAGAGGTGAAATTTCACCCCAGCCTTCCCGCTCGCCCTGCCGGAGATGCACGAAGAGTCCGTCACGGGTTTTTAACCGCCGTTCACGCAGCACCACGCCCGCGTCCATCGGTATCTGCCAGCGGTAAACCTGAGCGCAACGCATTATGGGTTCCGTTTGTATTTGCTGAAGTCCGGCTGGCGTTTTTCGTTAAACGCGTTGCGTCCTTCCTGACCCTCTTCAGTCATGTAGAACAGCATGGTGGCGTTACCCGCCAGCTCCTGCAGACCCGCCTGTCCGTCACAGTCGGCGTTGAGGGCCGCTTTCAGGCAGCGCAGCGCCATTGGGCTGTTTTGCAGCATTTCGCGGCACCAGCGCACGGTCTCTTTTTCGAGATCGGCAATCGGCACCACGGTATTCACAAGGCCCATATCCAGCGCTTCTTGTGCGTTGTACTGACGGCACAGGAACCAGATTTCACGCGCTTTTTTCTGCCCAACGATGCGTGCCATGTAGGACGCGCCCCAGCCGCCGTCGAAGGAGCCTACTTTCGGGCCGGTCTGGCCGAAGATGGCATTTTCAGCGGCAATGGTCAGGTCGCACATCATGTGCAGCACGTGGCCGCCGCCGATGGAGTAACCCGCGACCATCGCGACAACCGGTTTTGGACAGGTACGGATCTGGCGCTGGAAATCGAGGACGTTCAGGTGGTG includes:
- the menB gene encoding 1,4-dihydroxy-2-naphthoyl-CoA synthase, yielding MIYPDEHMLYAPVEWQDCSEGYTDIRYHKSTDGIAKITINRPQVRNAFRPLTVKEMIQALADARYDDNIGVIVLTGEGDKAFCSGGDQKVRGDYGGYQDDAGTHHLNVLDFQRQIRTCPKPVVAMVAGYSIGGGHVLHMMCDLTIAAENAIFGQTGPKVGSFDGGWGASYMARIVGQKKAREIWFLCRQYNAQEALDMGLVNTVVPIADLEKETVRWCREMLQNSPMALRCLKAALNADCDGQAGLQELAGNATMLFYMTEEGQEGRNAFNEKRQPDFSKYKRNP
- the menC gene encoding o-succinylbenzoate synthase, encoding MRCAQVYRWQIPMDAGVVLRERRLKTRDGLFVHLRQGEREGWGEISPLPGFSLESLDDVQSALVAWARAWREGSDPALPALPSAAFGISCALAELDGSLPQEANYRAAPLCTGDPDELFALLSAMPGEKVAKIKVGLYEAVRDGMVANLLLEAIPDLRLRLDANRAWTPLKAQQFAKYVNPAYRNRIAFLEEPCKTRDDSRAFARETGIAIAWDESLREADFEFVAEPGVSAVVIKPTLTGSLDKVREQVSAAHALGLTAVISSSIESSLGLTQLARIAAWLTPQTIPGLDTLNLMQAQLVRQWPDSTLPCLDVGALEPLL